In one Modestobacter sp. L9-4 genomic region, the following are encoded:
- the leuS gene encoding leucine--tRNA ligase, translating into MTQTTEPTADGVPPHRYTPALAQQIELAWQDRWEAEGTFHTPNPVGPLSEGFDRVADRPKAFVMDMFPYPSGAGLHVGHPLGYLGTDVTSRFLRMDGRNVLHPMGYDAFGLPAEQFAVQTGQHPRVTTEANIAAISAQLRRLGVDHDTRRTFATIDPGYYKWTQWIFRQVFEAWFDPETNRARPIAELVTELDAGTRQPAPGTLPEGRTWVELSPVERRQVVDAHRLAYRNSAPVNWCPGLGTVLSNEEVTADGRSERGNFPVFRRPLTQWMMRITAYAERLIDDLDRLDWSDSLKQMQRNWIGRSTGARIRFSVGTGGGDAAVEGETVEVFTTRPDTLFGATYLVLAPEHPLVEALTADAWPAGADPRWTAGAATPAEAVAAYQLQASRRSELERQTEGRDKTGVWLGVTATNPLTGADLPVFIADYVLTGYGTGAIMAVPGEDTRDWEFAQVFGLPVVRTVQPPADFDGGAYTGTGPMINSSNEQLSLDGLDKATAIATVTEWLVANGCGEATTTYKLRDWLFSRQRYWGEPFPIVYDADDLPVAVPDTMLPVLLPEVDDYSPKTFADDDADSQPEPPLSRATEWTTVTLDLGEGPKQYRRETNTMPNWAGSCWYYLRYTDPTNDQQFVDPELERYWMGPREPGDVGGVDLYVGGVEHAVLHLLYARFWHKVLFDLGHVSSEEPFRRLVNQGYISAYAYTDARGFPVPAAEVTERDGQWFFEGQPVNREYGKMGKSLKNVVTPDEMIALYGADTFRVYEMSTGPLDQSRPWETKAVVGSARLLARIWRVVVDEETGEVRAGDVEPDEDALRALHRAIEAVRDGMTTLRFNIAIARITELTNHLTQAYAPGTAVPRSVAEALVLLVAPLAPHLAEELWSRLGHPGSVAWAQFPVAEERWLVDDTVEVAVQVNGKVRAQVAVPADADAATLEAAARADEKVIAQLEGKTVRRVIAVPGRLVNFVVG; encoded by the coding sequence ATGACCCAGACCACCGAGCCCACCGCCGACGGGGTGCCCCCGCACCGCTACACCCCCGCGCTGGCCCAGCAGATCGAGCTGGCCTGGCAGGACCGCTGGGAGGCCGAGGGCACCTTCCACACGCCCAACCCGGTCGGGCCGCTGAGCGAGGGCTTCGACCGCGTGGCCGACCGGCCCAAGGCGTTCGTGATGGACATGTTCCCGTACCCCTCCGGTGCCGGGCTGCACGTCGGGCACCCGCTGGGCTACCTGGGCACCGACGTCACCAGCCGCTTCCTGCGGATGGACGGGCGCAACGTGCTGCACCCGATGGGCTACGACGCCTTCGGCCTGCCCGCCGAGCAGTTCGCGGTGCAGACCGGGCAGCACCCCCGCGTCACCACCGAGGCCAACATCGCCGCGATCAGCGCGCAGCTGCGCCGCCTGGGCGTCGACCACGACACCCGCCGCACCTTCGCCACGATCGACCCGGGCTACTACAAGTGGACCCAGTGGATCTTCCGCCAGGTCTTCGAGGCCTGGTTCGACCCCGAGACGAACCGCGCCCGCCCGATCGCCGAGCTGGTCACCGAGCTGGACGCCGGCACCCGGCAGCCCGCGCCCGGCACGCTGCCGGAGGGGCGGACCTGGGTCGAGCTGTCCCCGGTCGAGCGCCGGCAGGTCGTCGACGCGCACCGGCTGGCCTACCGGAACTCCGCGCCGGTCAACTGGTGCCCGGGGCTGGGCACGGTGCTCTCCAACGAGGAGGTCACCGCCGACGGGCGCTCCGAGCGCGGCAACTTCCCCGTCTTCCGGCGTCCGCTGACCCAGTGGATGATGCGGATCACCGCCTACGCCGAGCGGCTGATCGACGACCTGGACCGGCTGGACTGGTCGGACTCGCTCAAGCAGATGCAGCGCAACTGGATCGGCCGCTCGACCGGCGCCCGGATCCGGTTCTCGGTGGGGACGGGTGGGGGAGACGCGGCCGTCGAGGGGGAGACCGTCGAGGTCTTCACCACCCGGCCCGACACCCTGTTCGGCGCCACCTACCTGGTGCTGGCGCCGGAGCACCCGCTGGTCGAGGCGCTGACCGCGGACGCGTGGCCGGCCGGCGCCGACCCGCGCTGGACCGCCGGTGCCGCCACCCCGGCCGAGGCGGTCGCTGCCTACCAGCTGCAGGCCTCCCGCCGCTCGGAGCTGGAGCGACAGACCGAGGGCCGCGACAAGACCGGCGTCTGGCTGGGCGTCACCGCGACCAACCCGCTGACCGGTGCCGACCTGCCGGTGTTCATCGCCGACTACGTGCTCACCGGCTACGGCACCGGCGCGATCATGGCCGTGCCCGGTGAGGACACCCGCGACTGGGAGTTCGCCCAGGTCTTCGGACTGCCCGTGGTGCGCACCGTCCAGCCGCCCGCGGACTTCGACGGCGGTGCCTACACGGGCACCGGACCCATGATCAACTCCTCCAACGAGCAGCTGTCGCTGGACGGGCTGGACAAGGCCACCGCCATCGCCACGGTCACCGAGTGGCTGGTCGCGAACGGCTGCGGTGAGGCGACGACCACCTACAAGCTGCGCGACTGGCTGTTCAGCCGGCAGCGCTACTGGGGCGAGCCGTTCCCGATCGTCTACGACGCCGACGACCTGCCGGTCGCCGTCCCGGACACGATGCTGCCGGTGCTGCTGCCCGAGGTCGACGACTACTCGCCGAAGACCTTCGCCGACGACGACGCCGACTCCCAGCCCGAGCCGCCGCTCTCGCGCGCCACCGAGTGGACGACGGTCACCCTGGACCTCGGCGAGGGTCCGAAGCAGTACCGCCGGGAGACCAACACGATGCCCAACTGGGCCGGGTCGTGCTGGTACTACCTGCGCTACACCGACCCGACCAACGACCAGCAGTTCGTCGACCCCGAGCTCGAGCGGTACTGGATGGGCCCGCGCGAGCCCGGCGACGTCGGTGGCGTCGACCTCTACGTCGGCGGTGTCGAGCACGCCGTTCTGCACCTGCTGTACGCCCGGTTCTGGCACAAGGTGCTGTTCGACCTGGGCCACGTGTCCAGCGAGGAGCCCTTCCGCCGGCTGGTGAACCAGGGCTACATCTCCGCCTACGCCTACACCGACGCGCGCGGCTTCCCCGTGCCCGCGGCCGAGGTGACCGAGCGCGACGGGCAGTGGTTCTTCGAGGGGCAGCCGGTCAACCGTGAGTACGGGAAGATGGGCAAGAGCCTCAAGAACGTCGTCACCCCCGACGAGATGATCGCGCTGTACGGCGCGGACACCTTCCGGGTCTACGAGATGTCGACCGGCCCGCTGGACCAGTCGCGGCCCTGGGAGACCAAGGCCGTCGTCGGCTCCGCCCGGCTGCTGGCCCGCATCTGGCGCGTGGTGGTCGACGAGGAGACCGGTGAGGTCCGCGCCGGGGACGTCGAGCCCGACGAGGACGCCCTGCGCGCGCTGCACCGGGCCATCGAGGCCGTCCGCGACGGCATGACGACGCTGCGGTTCAACATCGCCATCGCCCGGATCACCGAGCTGACCAACCACCTGACCCAGGCGTACGCGCCCGGGACGGCGGTGCCCCGCTCGGTCGCCGAGGCGCTGGTGCTGCTGGTCGCCCCGCTGGCCCCGCACCTGGCCGAGGAGCTGTGGTCCCGGCTCGGCCACCCCGGCTCGGTGGCCTGGGCGCAGTTCCCGGTCGCCGAGGAGCGCTGGCTGGTCGACGACACCGTCGAGGTCGCCGTGCAGGTCAACGGCAAGGTGCGCGCCCAGGTCGCGGTCCCGGCCGACGCGGACGCCGCCACCCTGGAGGCGGCGGCCCGCGCCGACGAGAAGGTGATCGCCCAGCTGGAGGGCAAGACGGTGCGCCGCGTGATCGCCGTCCCGGGCCGGCTGGTCAACTTCGTCGTCGGCTGA
- the lipB gene encoding lipoyl(octanoyl) transferase LipB, translating into MSELSVVRAGLVPYEQAWAQQREVHERRVAGTGPDTLLLLEHPPVYTAGKRTLPSERPFDGTPVIDVDRGGKITWHGPGQLVGYPIVQLADPVDVVAHVRRLEAALMEVCAGFGLATSQVEGRSGVWVLADERGPDRKVAAIGVRVARGVTMHGFALNCDPDMGPFSNMVPCGIPDAGATSLTAELGRDVTVAEAIEPVEAAMRRVLTGTAVPA; encoded by the coding sequence ATGAGCGAGCTGTCGGTGGTGCGGGCGGGGCTGGTCCCCTACGAGCAGGCGTGGGCGCAGCAGCGCGAGGTGCACGAGCGGCGGGTGGCGGGCACCGGCCCGGACACCCTGCTGCTGCTGGAGCACCCGCCGGTCTACACCGCCGGCAAGCGCACCCTGCCCAGCGAGCGGCCCTTCGACGGCACGCCGGTCATCGACGTCGACCGCGGCGGGAAGATCACCTGGCACGGCCCCGGCCAGCTGGTCGGCTACCCGATCGTGCAGCTGGCCGACCCGGTGGACGTCGTCGCCCACGTCCGGCGGCTCGAGGCGGCCCTGATGGAGGTCTGCGCCGGCTTCGGCCTGGCCACCTCACAGGTGGAGGGCCGCAGCGGGGTCTGGGTGCTGGCCGACGAGCGCGGGCCCGACCGCAAGGTCGCCGCGATCGGCGTCCGGGTCGCCCGCGGGGTGACCATGCACGGCTTCGCGCTCAACTGCGACCCCGACATGGGCCCGTTCTCCAACATGGTCCCGTGCGGCATCCCCGACGCCGGCGCCACCTCGCTGACGGCCGAGCTCGGCCGCGACGTCACCGTCGCCGAGGCGATCGAGCCGGTCGAGGCCGCCATGCGCCGGGTCCTCACCGGCACCGCCGTCCCCGCCTGA
- a CDS encoding peptidase E has product MPAAAPTILATSMSLAPRRGGPYDAAAGPVIDLALELAGRPDRPRITYLGTATGDDPVRVAGFYGAFAGSDVRTSHLSLFPMPTVADVRAHLLAQDVVWVGGGSVAALLAVWRVHGVDAVFREAWQAGVVLAGVSAGSLCWHAGGTTDSFGPDLRPVTDGLGLLPHSNGVHHDSEPQRRPVYHRLVADGTLPAGYATDDGVGLVYRGTELVEAVSDRPGAGAYRVERGPDGGAVERVIRPRRLA; this is encoded by the coding sequence GTGCCCGCCGCCGCGCCCACGATCCTGGCCACCAGCATGAGCCTCGCCCCCCGCCGGGGCGGCCCGTACGACGCCGCAGCCGGGCCGGTCATCGACCTGGCCCTGGAGCTGGCCGGTCGGCCGGACCGGCCACGGATCACCTACCTCGGCACCGCGACCGGCGACGACCCGGTGCGGGTGGCCGGCTTCTACGGTGCCTTCGCCGGCAGCGACGTCCGGACCTCGCACCTGAGCCTGTTCCCCATGCCCACCGTGGCCGACGTCCGGGCGCACCTGCTCGCGCAGGACGTCGTGTGGGTGGGCGGCGGCAGCGTGGCCGCCCTGCTCGCCGTCTGGCGGGTGCACGGCGTGGACGCGGTGTTCCGCGAGGCGTGGCAGGCCGGGGTCGTGCTGGCCGGGGTGTCGGCGGGGTCGCTGTGCTGGCACGCCGGGGGCACCACCGACTCCTTCGGCCCCGACCTGCGCCCGGTCACCGACGGACTCGGGCTGCTGCCCCACTCCAACGGCGTCCACCACGACTCCGAGCCCCAGCGCCGGCCGGTCTACCACCGGCTGGTCGCCGACGGCACGCTGCCGGCCGGGTACGCCACCGACGACGGGGTGGGACTGGTCTACCGCGGCACCGAGCTGGTCGAGGCGGTGTCCGACCGGCCCGGCGCCGGGGCGTACCGCGTCGAGCGGGGACCCGACGGCGGCGCGGTCGAGCGCGTCATCCGGCCCCGCCGGCTCGCCTGA
- a CDS encoding FAD-dependent oxidoreductase, with product MTLPARAEVVVVGAGLAGLSAATRLAAAGRDVHLVDAADHAGGRLTTTRVDGFTVDRGFQVLNTGYPRVADLDLAALDMGWFWTGAVVQGDTGPHRVVDPREHLGALLDTVRAPIGGLPRKAALAAFSARAGYLPVSRLLAAPERTAEQALRASGVGEQALETFLRPFLSGVLLEDRLDTSSRYLDLVWRSFVRGRVGLPAAGMQSVGQQLADRLPAGQVHLGVRVTAVDGRSVRTATGTTTADAVVVATDPDTASGLLPGLGASAPRQVTTHLHVLPASPWPSPLIVLGRPDGQLVNTVVVSDAQPAYSPDRRALVASSTLQPTREADVRAEIARAHGVTPAELDHLTSVTVTGAQPAATPPLQHRRPVDLGEGLFVCGDHRDTPSIQGAMASGARTARAVLRRLTADGRAPVPDAAT from the coding sequence ATGACCCTGCCCGCACGCGCCGAGGTGGTCGTGGTCGGCGCCGGCCTGGCCGGGCTGTCGGCCGCGACCCGGCTGGCCGCCGCCGGCCGCGACGTCCACCTGGTCGACGCAGCCGACCACGCCGGCGGGCGGCTGACCACGACCCGCGTCGACGGGTTCACCGTCGACCGGGGCTTCCAGGTGCTCAACACCGGCTACCCGCGGGTCGCCGACCTCGACCTCGCAGCGCTGGACATGGGCTGGTTCTGGACCGGGGCGGTCGTGCAGGGCGACACCGGGCCGCACCGCGTCGTCGACCCCCGCGAGCACCTGGGCGCGCTGCTGGACACGGTCCGCGCACCGATCGGCGGCCTGCCGCGGAAGGCGGCGCTGGCCGCCTTCTCCGCCCGGGCGGGCTACCTGCCGGTGTCCCGGCTGCTGGCGGCCCCGGAGCGCACCGCCGAACAGGCACTGCGTGCGTCCGGTGTCGGCGAGCAGGCTCTGGAGACGTTCCTGCGCCCCTTCCTGTCCGGGGTGCTGCTGGAGGACCGGCTGGACACCTCCAGCCGCTACCTCGACCTGGTGTGGCGCAGCTTCGTCCGTGGCCGGGTCGGTCTGCCCGCCGCGGGGATGCAGTCGGTCGGACAGCAGCTGGCCGACCGGCTGCCGGCCGGTCAGGTCCACCTGGGGGTCCGCGTCACCGCCGTCGACGGCCGCTCGGTGCGCACCGCCACCGGGACGACGACGGCCGACGCCGTCGTGGTCGCCACCGACCCCGACACTGCCAGCGGGCTGCTCCCCGGCCTCGGGGCCTCCGCACCGCGACAGGTGACCACCCACCTGCACGTGCTGCCGGCCTCCCCCTGGCCGTCACCGCTGATCGTGCTCGGGCGACCCGACGGTCAGCTGGTCAACACCGTCGTCGTCTCCGACGCCCAGCCCGCCTACAGCCCCGACCGACGAGCCCTGGTGGCCAGCTCCACCCTGCAGCCCACCCGGGAGGCCGACGTGCGGGCCGAGATCGCCCGCGCGCACGGCGTGACACCCGCTGAGCTCGACCACCTGACCAGCGTGACCGTGACCGGCGCGCAGCCGGCGGCGACTCCCCCGCTGCAGCACCGCCGACCGGTCGACCTGGGCGAGGGCCTGTTCGTCTGCGGCGACCACCGGGACACCCCGTCCATCCAGGGTGCGATGGCCAGCGGTGCCCGCACCGCCCGCGCGGTCCTGCGCCGGCTGACGGCCGACGGCCGGGCACCGGTCCCGGACGCCGCCACCTGA
- a CDS encoding serine/threonine-protein kinase produces the protein MPAHPAPTAAPVVPGYVLEELLGRGGSGQVWRARPRSGGPSVAVKVLVRGDPERQEREAALLGELDHPHLVRLHEVVRREVRGAPAQVALVLDLLEGGSLAALLARRGRLRPGEVVTTVAPVAAALAHAHERGVVHGDLSPGNVVFTAEGRPVLTDLGTARLVGDVARAEVTPPYVDPVVARGGAPGPASDVFGVAAAAFHALTGIAPWNAADPAGTLTVAATGQLPDLAVLAPEAPAELVRVVLRGLAEEPHERGSAAAFALDLRHACRPEPVRLPVAGVPDSELAVTGRGPRTELTHQVPGERPRAAHAAAAPDSRVVRAREWLAERSGGDGQLRTLVRRTATGAAVALAVGGALGGAAWLGSSWGRSGEPVPAAVAGPAPTTVTTSAAAAEPGFAESPAPEGPEAQSDTGALTVEAPAGAPGGAPAGAAGEVPEGAADELPEGTASRTSVDAVGETSEGTAGETPAGAVGEASGGAAGGAPGVTVTRPAPSPTTGSVTAPPPAPSPPAPPSAADRTDAPVDAAGWAGVVGELYQRRAAAFTAAADPGALTGVYAPGSPLLDRDTEQLTALRTAGRVVEGFTPQLREVVSATEESPGRVRVLLVDALPTYRTGVLTPGTRALPEDAEQVPGRGDARVTLVLARTPGGWRIAEGGLVTGG, from the coding sequence ATGCCTGCGCATCCCGCCCCGACCGCGGCCCCCGTCGTCCCCGGCTACGTGCTGGAGGAGCTGCTCGGCCGGGGCGGCTCGGGGCAGGTCTGGCGGGCCCGTCCGCGGTCCGGCGGGCCCTCCGTCGCGGTGAAGGTGCTCGTCCGCGGCGACCCCGAGCGGCAGGAGCGGGAGGCGGCGCTGCTGGGGGAGCTGGACCACCCGCACCTGGTCCGCCTCCACGAGGTCGTCCGCCGGGAGGTGCGCGGTGCGCCGGCCCAGGTGGCGCTGGTGCTCGACCTGCTCGAGGGCGGCAGCCTGGCGGCGTTGCTGGCCCGGCGCGGGCGGCTGCGACCCGGTGAGGTGGTCACCACGGTCGCCCCGGTGGCAGCGGCGCTGGCGCACGCGCACGAGCGGGGCGTGGTCCACGGCGACCTGTCACCGGGCAACGTCGTCTTCACCGCCGAGGGGCGCCCGGTGCTCACCGACCTGGGCACGGCGCGGCTGGTCGGGGACGTCGCCCGCGCCGAGGTCACCCCGCCCTACGTCGACCCGGTGGTCGCGCGCGGGGGTGCACCGGGTCCGGCCTCCGACGTCTTCGGCGTGGCGGCTGCGGCCTTCCACGCGCTCACCGGCATCGCCCCCTGGAACGCCGCCGACCCCGCCGGCACGCTCACCGTCGCGGCCACCGGCCAGCTGCCCGACCTGGCGGTGCTGGCCCCCGAGGCGCCTGCGGAGCTGGTGCGGGTGGTCCTGCGCGGACTGGCGGAGGAGCCGCACGAGCGGGGCTCCGCGGCCGCCTTCGCACTCGACCTGCGGCACGCGTGCCGGCCCGAGCCGGTGCGGCTGCCCGTGGCCGGGGTCCCCGACAGCGAGCTCGCCGTCACCGGTCGCGGGCCACGCACCGAGCTGACCCACCAGGTGCCCGGCGAGCGGCCCAGGGCCGCGCACGCCGCGGCTGCACCGGACAGCCGGGTGGTGCGCGCGAGGGAGTGGCTGGCCGAGCGGTCCGGGGGAGACGGTCAGCTGCGCACGCTCGTGCGCCGGACGGCCACCGGAGCAGCCGTCGCGCTGGCGGTCGGCGGTGCCCTGGGGGGTGCGGCCTGGCTGGGGTCCAGCTGGGGGCGCTCGGGGGAGCCGGTGCCGGCCGCGGTGGCCGGGCCCGCTCCGACCACGGTGACGACGTCCGCCGCCGCGGCCGAGCCGGGCTTCGCGGAGTCGCCGGCCCCGGAGGGTCCGGAGGCGCAGAGCGACACGGGAGCCCTCACCGTCGAGGCACCGGCGGGCGCTCCCGGCGGTGCCCCGGCAGGCGCTGCCGGCGAGGTCCCGGAAGGCGCTGCTGACGAGCTCCCGGAAGGCACGGCCAGCAGGACCTCGGTGGACGCCGTCGGCGAGACCTCGGAAGGCACCGCCGGTGAGACCCCGGCAGGCGCCGTCGGCGAGGCCTCGGGAGGTGCCGCCGGCGGTGCGCCCGGGGTGACGGTCACCCGGCCGGCTCCGTCACCGACGACCGGGTCGGTGACGGCACCCCCTCCTGCGCCGTCGCCGCCGGCACCTCCGTCGGCCGCCGACCGCACCGACGCCCCGGTCGACGCAGCCGGCTGGGCCGGTGTGGTCGGGGAGCTGTACCAGCGCCGCGCGGCCGCCTTCACCGCTGCCGCCGACCCGGGCGCGTTGACCGGGGTGTACGCCCCCGGCAGCCCACTGCTCGACCGCGACACCGAGCAGCTGACGGCGCTGCGCACTGCGGGCAGGGTGGTGGAGGGCTTCACCCCGCAGCTGCGCGAGGTCGTCTCGGCGACGGAGGAGTCGCCCGGGCGTGTGCGGGTGCTCCTGGTCGACGCACTCCCGACCTACCGGACCGGGGTGCTGACACCGGGCACCCGAGCGCTGCCGGAGGACGCGGAACAGGTCCCCGGTCGCGGGGACGCCCGGGTGACGCTCGTGCTCGCCCGTACCCCCGGCGGCTGGCGGATCGCCGAGGGCGGGCTCGTTACCGGCGGGTGA
- a CDS encoding TIGR01777 family oxidoreductase, translated as MKIAMTGSSGLIGSALVPLLVADGHEVLRLVRRTPRTADEHRWEPAHRRLPPGLLDDVDVVVNLAGVGVAEHRWTAAHKQAVLSSRVDATTTVSEAFAASVAADPGRERVLLSASAVGYYGDTGDRVTEESSPAGSDFLSDVCVAWEAATAPAVDAGIRVATLRTGLVLARGGLLGRLAPLFKLGVGGKLGNGRQYMPWISLVDEVDAIRFLLTAPVSGPVNLTAPTPVTNAEFTAALADVVHRPALLTVPGIALQLVLGEFAKVGALAGQRAVPAALEAAGYQFSVTDLRAALALALDAG; from the coding sequence ATGAAGATCGCCATGACCGGGTCCTCGGGCCTCATCGGGTCGGCGCTGGTCCCGCTGCTGGTCGCCGACGGGCATGAGGTGCTGCGCCTGGTGCGTCGCACCCCGCGGACCGCCGACGAGCACCGCTGGGAGCCCGCGCACCGCCGGCTGCCGCCGGGGCTGCTCGACGACGTCGACGTGGTCGTCAACCTGGCCGGCGTCGGGGTGGCCGAACACCGCTGGACCGCCGCGCACAAGCAGGCCGTCCTCAGCAGCCGCGTCGACGCCACCACCACCGTCAGCGAGGCGTTCGCCGCCTCGGTCGCGGCCGACCCCGGGCGGGAGCGGGTCCTGCTGTCGGCGTCGGCGGTGGGCTACTACGGCGACACCGGTGACCGCGTGACCGAGGAGAGCTCCCCCGCCGGCTCGGACTTCCTCTCCGACGTGTGCGTGGCCTGGGAGGCGGCCACCGCCCCCGCCGTGGACGCCGGCATCCGGGTGGCCACCCTGCGCACCGGACTGGTGCTCGCCCGCGGTGGCCTGCTGGGCCGGCTGGCCCCGCTGTTCAAGCTCGGGGTGGGCGGCAAGCTGGGCAACGGTCGCCAGTACATGCCGTGGATCAGCCTGGTCGACGAGGTCGACGCGATCCGCTTCCTGCTCACCGCCCCGGTGTCCGGCCCGGTGAACCTCACCGCGCCCACCCCCGTCACCAACGCCGAGTTCACCGCCGCACTGGCCGACGTCGTGCACCGGCCGGCGCTGCTGACCGTGCCGGGCATCGCGCTGCAGCTGGTGCTGGGCGAGTTCGCGAAGGTCGGTGCGCTGGCCGGGCAGCGCGCCGTGCCCGCCGCGCTGGAGGCCGCCGGGTACCAGTTCTCCGTCACGGACCTGCGGGCCGCGCTCGCCCTGGCTCTCGACGCGGGCTGA
- the sucB gene encoding 2-oxoglutarate dehydrogenase, E2 component, dihydrolipoamide succinyltransferase has product MPTTVTMPALGESVTEGTVTRWLKQEGDTVEVDEPLLEVSTDKVDTEIPSPAAGVLSKIIVAEDETVEVGADLAVIGGGDDAAPAQEAAPAAPAQEAPAQEAPAAPAAEAPAAPAPAQEAQGGDSNGEGTTVTMPALGESVTEGTVTRWLKAVGDEVTADEPLLEVSTDKVDTEIPAPVSGTLLSISVNEDETVEVGAALAVIGSAGAAPAASAPAAAPAPAATPAPAAEQPLPSAPNTDAPAPAPQEVSPTPVQANTSTGQPGADYGSGGVMPTQSPTDNPSPAEAVAPASRPAAAPAPEGAGAYVTPLVRRLAAEQGVDLATVEGTGVGGRIRKQDVLAAAEKAKAPAPAAAPAPAAAAPSGARTPSPAATSSSALRGRTEKLSRLRTVIAKRMLESLQVSAQLTTVVEVDVTRIARLRDQVKNDFVGREGVKLSFLPFFAKAAIEALKEHPVVNSSVDLEAGTVTYHDSENLGIAVDTERGLLVPVVHGAGDLNIPGLARKIADLAERTRINKVTPDELGGGTFTLTNTGSRGALFDTPIINQPQVAILGLGAVVKRPVVVKDADLGEVVAVRSMVYLALSYDHRIVDGADAARFLVTMKERLEAGQFQGDLGLA; this is encoded by the coding sequence ATGCCGACGACCGTCACCATGCCCGCCCTGGGCGAGAGCGTCACCGAGGGCACGGTCACCCGTTGGTTGAAGCAGGAGGGTGACACCGTCGAGGTCGACGAGCCCCTCCTGGAGGTCTCGACCGACAAGGTCGACACGGAGATCCCCTCGCCTGCGGCCGGCGTGCTCAGCAAGATCATCGTGGCCGAGGACGAGACCGTCGAGGTCGGCGCCGACCTCGCGGTCATCGGCGGGGGCGACGACGCCGCCCCGGCGCAGGAGGCTGCTCCGGCGGCGCCCGCGCAGGAGGCCCCGGCACAGGAGGCCCCCGCGGCTCCGGCCGCCGAGGCCCCGGCTGCACCGGCGCCCGCGCAGGAGGCCCAGGGCGGCGACTCCAACGGCGAGGGCACCACGGTGACCATGCCGGCGCTGGGCGAGAGCGTCACCGAGGGCACGGTCACCCGCTGGCTCAAGGCCGTGGGCGACGAGGTCACCGCCGACGAGCCGCTGCTGGAGGTGTCCACCGACAAGGTGGACACCGAGATCCCCGCCCCCGTGTCCGGCACCCTGCTGTCGATCAGCGTCAACGAGGACGAGACCGTCGAGGTCGGCGCTGCGCTGGCCGTGATCGGCTCCGCCGGTGCTGCACCGGCCGCCTCTGCCCCGGCGGCGGCTCCGGCCCCGGCCGCGACCCCCGCCCCGGCCGCCGAGCAGCCGCTGCCGTCGGCGCCGAACACCGACGCCCCGGCGCCGGCCCCGCAGGAGGTCTCCCCGACCCCCGTGCAGGCCAACACCAGCACCGGCCAGCCCGGCGCCGACTACGGCTCCGGCGGCGTCATGCCGACCCAGTCCCCCACCGACAACCCCTCGCCGGCCGAGGCCGTCGCCCCGGCCTCCCGGCCGGCCGCGGCTCCCGCGCCCGAGGGTGCCGGCGCCTACGTGACCCCGCTGGTGCGCCGCCTGGCCGCCGAGCAGGGCGTGGACCTGGCGACGGTCGAGGGCACCGGCGTCGGTGGCCGGATCCGCAAGCAGGACGTGCTCGCCGCCGCCGAGAAGGCCAAGGCCCCCGCCCCGGCCGCGGCTCCCGCGCCGGCCGCTGCCGCACCGTCGGGTGCGCGCACCCCCTCCCCGGCTGCCACGTCCAGCTCTGCGCTGCGCGGGCGCACCGAGAAGCTGTCCCGGCTGCGCACGGTCATCGCCAAGCGGATGCTGGAGTCGCTGCAGGTCAGCGCGCAGCTCACCACCGTGGTCGAGGTCGACGTCACCCGGATCGCGCGGCTGCGTGACCAGGTGAAGAACGACTTCGTCGGCCGCGAGGGCGTCAAGCTGTCGTTCCTGCCGTTCTTCGCCAAGGCCGCGATCGAGGCGCTCAAGGAGCACCCGGTCGTGAACTCCTCGGTCGACCTCGAGGCCGGCACGGTCACCTACCACGACAGCGAGAACCTCGGCATCGCCGTCGACACCGAGCGCGGGCTGCTGGTGCCGGTCGTCCACGGTGCCGGCGACCTCAACATCCCGGGCCTGGCACGCAAGATCGCCGACCTCGCCGAGCGCACCCGGATCAACAAGGTCACCCCCGACGAGCTGGGCGGCGGCACCTTCACGCTGACCAACACCGGCAGCCGGGGCGCCCTGTTCGACACCCCGATCATCAACCAGCCGCAGGTCGCCATCCTGGGCCTCGGTGCGGTGGTCAAGCGCCCCGTGGTGGTCAAGGACGCCGACCTCGGCGAGGTCGTGGCCGTGCGCTCGATGGTCTACCTGGCCCTCAGCTACGACCACCGGATCGTCGACGGCGCCGACGCCGCCCGCTTCCTGGTCACGATGAAGGAGCGCCTCGAGGCCGGCCAGTTCCAGGGCGACCTCGGCCTCGCCTGA